From the genome of Methylocystis bryophila, one region includes:
- a CDS encoding quinoprotein relay system zinc metallohydrolase 2, whose translation MRRLVLAIFMSILSVTAPSRAMESFSLEEIAPGVLAHAGRIAMMTRENKGDIANLGAVIGDDAVAVVDAGGSLLEGEAFLAALRERTSKPIRYVIATHAHPDHIFGVSAFVAAGAVFVAHKNLPRALAARGEHYLSSFREAMGDALTGTTLVSPTLTVEKETTLDLGGRKILLQTWPRSHSDCDLTVLDEKTGTLFAGDLLFMGHVPVVDGSLLGFLAVADDLAKIPAIRVVPGHGPLVAPWPQALDDERGYLQRLTADLRAAIKKGEGVAQTAKQAGESQRTKWSLFDDYNGRNATAGFAELEWEGP comes from the coding sequence ATGCGACGTCTCGTCTTAGCGATCTTCATGTCGATTCTCTCCGTTACGGCGCCCTCGCGCGCAATGGAGAGTTTCAGCTTGGAGGAGATCGCCCCTGGCGTTCTCGCCCATGCGGGCCGGATCGCGATGATGACGCGCGAGAACAAAGGCGACATCGCCAATCTCGGCGCCGTCATCGGCGACGACGCCGTGGCGGTCGTCGATGCTGGCGGGAGCCTCCTCGAAGGAGAGGCCTTCCTCGCCGCTTTAAGGGAGAGGACGTCTAAGCCCATTCGTTACGTCATCGCGACCCACGCCCATCCCGATCATATCTTCGGGGTCTCGGCGTTTGTCGCCGCGGGGGCGGTCTTCGTCGCCCACAAGAACCTGCCGCGCGCGCTGGCGGCGCGCGGCGAGCATTATCTCTCTTCTTTCCGTGAGGCGATGGGAGACGCGCTGACCGGCACGACGCTCGTCTCGCCGACCCTCACGGTGGAGAAGGAGACGACCCTCGATCTGGGGGGCCGGAAGATCTTGCTGCAGACATGGCCGCGATCCCACAGCGATTGCGACCTGACCGTCCTCGACGAAAAGACAGGAACGCTCTTCGCCGGCGATCTGCTGTTCATGGGGCATGTGCCGGTCGTGGACGGCAGTCTGCTCGGATTTCTCGCTGTCGCTGACGATTTGGCGAAGATCCCGGCGATCCGCGTGGTTCCGGGGCACGGTCCTCTGGTCGCCCCTTGGCCGCAGGCGCTCGACGACGAGCGAGGCTATCTGCAGCGGCTCACGGCGGATCTGCGCGCGGCGATCAAGAAGGGGGAGGGCGTCGCGCAAACGGCCAAGCAGGCCGGCGAGAGCCAACGAACGAAATGGAGCCTCTTCGACGATTATAACGGGCGCAACGCCACCGCCGGATTTGCCGAGCTCGAATGGGAAGGCCCGTGA
- a CDS encoding penicillin-binding protein activator yields MSRPALDRRAPSRAGFSLALAAAAVLLCACNPTGGSSRSDLKLTAPSSGSAQSQALPPLAGEPSELIGQGPIKIALIVPLTQASGPSSVGASLRNAAQLAYLESGQSDVSIVVKDDHSSPAGAATAAQAAVNEGAELILGPVFAAGVKEAGRVAKGAGKPVIAFSTDSSAAARGVYLLSFLVEGNVERIIDFAAQRGKKSAAALVPDNEYGALALAQFQQSAANHGMRVVVIEKYKPGQPADAVKRIAAVAGQIDTLFIPDSPEAMGAVARELTAANLDSKHVQILGTSLWNDPRALKLPALQGAWFAAPENAGFNAFAGRYRAKFGSEPSRIATLTYDAVTLAIALSRQQGSQRFTDSSLTNPAGFNGADGVFRFRAEGLNDRALSVLEINDAQPRVISPAPRTLGPASSG; encoded by the coding sequence ATGAGCCGACCGGCGCTTGACCGCAGAGCGCCGTCACGGGCGGGCTTCAGCCTCGCCTTGGCGGCTGCGGCTGTGCTCCTTTGTGCGTGCAATCCCACCGGAGGGTCGAGCCGGTCGGATCTCAAGCTCACCGCGCCGTCCTCAGGCTCGGCGCAATCCCAGGCGCTTCCGCCGCTCGCGGGCGAGCCGAGCGAGCTCATTGGTCAGGGTCCAATCAAAATCGCGCTGATCGTGCCGCTGACGCAAGCGTCCGGCCCCTCGAGCGTCGGCGCGTCATTGCGCAATGCGGCGCAGCTCGCTTATCTCGAGTCGGGACAAAGCGATGTCAGCATCGTCGTCAAGGACGACCACTCCTCGCCCGCGGGCGCGGCGACCGCGGCGCAAGCCGCCGTGAACGAAGGCGCGGAGCTGATTCTCGGCCCGGTCTTCGCCGCTGGCGTCAAGGAAGCAGGGCGTGTCGCGAAAGGCGCCGGCAAGCCCGTCATCGCCTTTTCGACCGATTCCTCAGCGGCCGCGCGCGGCGTGTATCTGCTGTCGTTTCTCGTCGAGGGAAATGTCGAGCGGATCATCGACTTCGCCGCCCAACGGGGCAAGAAGTCCGCAGCGGCGCTCGTTCCCGACAACGAATATGGCGCGCTCGCCCTCGCACAGTTTCAGCAGAGCGCAGCCAACCACGGCATGCGCGTCGTCGTGATCGAAAAGTATAAGCCAGGCCAGCCTGCCGACGCAGTCAAGCGGATCGCGGCCGTCGCCGGGCAGATCGACACGCTATTCATTCCCGATTCGCCGGAGGCCATGGGCGCCGTGGCCCGCGAGCTGACGGCGGCCAATCTCGACTCCAAACATGTGCAGATCCTCGGGACGAGCCTTTGGAACGATCCGCGCGCGTTGAAGCTCCCCGCGCTGCAGGGCGCCTGGTTCGCCGCGCCGGAGAACGCCGGCTTCAACGCTTTCGCTGGCAGATATCGCGCTAAGTTCGGGTCCGAGCCGTCGCGCATCGCAACCCTCACCTATGACGCGGTCACGCTGGCCATCGCGCTCTCCCGCCAGCAGGGCTCACAGCGCTTCACTGATTCCTCGCTCACCAATCCGGCGGGATTCAATGGAGCCGACGGGGTGTTTCGCTTCCGGGCCGAGGGCTTGAACGATCGAGCGCTTTCGGTGCTCGAAATTAACGACGCTCAGCCCAGGGTGATCTCGCCGGCGCCGCGCACGCTTGGCCCGGCCAGTAGCGGCTGA
- a CDS encoding DUF1190 domain-containing protein, whose amino-acid sequence MRIIWGAVAMTIPILCPIESSAQALRGPSGSVYLNAAACVAKGGRSPQLCGNAEKNAAAEFEEKAPRFETRAACERALRQPCALGYNGRGAWEGHRHGIYFTPRQDGFRIIESSGRDATVTPVAGSLAFQPRSATRLEVSISPQASRYWNWANRAAGPAGDFGVSSPDSPKGVIPPPPAVDPNFDCAAVLEPSARASAATACVLAPARRR is encoded by the coding sequence ATGCGGATCATTTGGGGGGCGGTCGCCATGACGATCCCCATTCTCTGCCCGATCGAATCCAGCGCGCAAGCGCTGCGAGGACCGAGCGGCTCGGTGTATCTAAACGCCGCCGCATGCGTCGCCAAAGGCGGACGTAGCCCGCAGCTGTGCGGTAATGCGGAAAAAAACGCTGCAGCCGAGTTTGAGGAAAAGGCGCCGCGATTTGAGACGCGCGCCGCTTGCGAGCGAGCGCTCCGACAGCCCTGCGCCCTCGGCTATAATGGCAGAGGCGCCTGGGAGGGCCACCGGCACGGCATTTACTTTACGCCGCGTCAGGACGGCTTTCGAATTATCGAGTCCAGTGGCCGCGACGCGACGGTTACTCCCGTGGCGGGCTCGCTCGCATTTCAGCCGCGTTCGGCGACGCGGCTCGAGGTCTCGATCAGTCCGCAAGCCTCGAGATATTGGAACTGGGCCAATCGCGCCGCGGGGCCGGCGGGGGATTTTGGCGTTTCCTCGCCTGACAGCCCGAAAGGCGTTATCCCGCCGCCCCCTGCGGTCGACCCCAATTTCGATTGCGCGGCCGTGCTGGAGCCTTCCGCGCGCGCCAGCGCCGCTACGGCCTGTGTCCTCGCGCCCGCGCGCAGACGCTGA
- a CDS encoding polysaccharide biosynthesis/export family protein, whose translation MRFKRKFGVVLFCAVTLTACEPGATLDPLTDEQREELIRTAQTTSPYLKPGERVRIVVFGEDRLTGEYEIDPAGNLSLPLAGTIKASGLSKAQLERDLAKRFRGEYLRDPKVTVDVVGFHPFYIMGEVGRAGEFPFRSGLNVMSAIALAGGPTYRASRHTVLIKHADEPGFREYPLNAEIPVLPGDLIKLPERYF comes from the coding sequence ATGCGCTTTAAGAGAAAATTCGGCGTCGTCCTTTTCTGCGCTGTCACTCTCACCGCCTGCGAGCCTGGGGCGACACTCGATCCTTTGACCGACGAGCAGCGCGAAGAGCTGATTAGAACAGCTCAGACCACCTCTCCTTATCTGAAGCCGGGCGAGAGGGTCAGAATTGTGGTCTTCGGCGAGGACCGGCTCACGGGCGAATATGAGATCGACCCGGCTGGCAATCTGTCCCTGCCGCTCGCCGGCACGATCAAGGCGTCCGGCCTGAGCAAAGCCCAACTGGAGCGCGATCTCGCCAAGAGATTCCGAGGAGAATATCTGCGCGACCCCAAGGTGACGGTCGACGTGGTGGGCTTTCATCCGTTCTACATCATGGGCGAGGTCGGCCGCGCCGGAGAGTTTCCCTTCCGCAGCGGCCTCAACGTCATGAGCGCGATCGCGCTCGCCGGCGGCCCCACCTATCGGGCGAGCCGCCACACCGTGCTCATCAAGCATGCGGACGAACCCGGGTTCCGGGAATATCCTTTGAACGCGGAGATCCCGGTTCTTCCGGGCGATCTGATCAAGCTGCCGGAACGCTATTTCTGA
- the rsmI gene encoding 16S rRNA (cytidine(1402)-2'-O)-methyltransferase translates to MPDDHASPAPFTYAAFGLRAEAEQIAPGLYLVATPIGNLRDITFRALETLAAADAVIAEDTRVTRTLLAHYGISTPLVAYHEHNARVMRPHLLARLKEGARLALVSDAGTPLVSDPGYKLVQESLIAGFKVTAVPGPSAVLTALVVAGLPTDRFFFEGFLPQKSGPRRARLAELVHVPGTLVFFESPRRLADTLQDCVAALGDREAAIARELTKLYETVRRGWLADLAQALAQEEPPKGEIVLLVAPPTGDAKAGREEEIDAQLEAALAAHSLRDAADVVAAATGQPRRQVYARALKLVAERGG, encoded by the coding sequence ATGCCTGACGATCACGCGTCGCCTGCACCCTTCACTTACGCCGCCTTCGGTCTGCGCGCTGAGGCCGAGCAGATCGCGCCGGGCCTCTATCTCGTCGCCACGCCGATCGGCAATCTGCGCGACATTACCTTCCGCGCGCTGGAGACGCTGGCGGCGGCCGATGCGGTGATCGCCGAGGACACGCGCGTCACACGGACGCTGCTCGCGCATTACGGCATATCGACGCCGCTCGTCGCCTATCACGAGCACAATGCGCGTGTGATGCGCCCGCATCTCCTCGCGCGGCTGAAGGAGGGCGCGCGTCTTGCGCTGGTCTCCGACGCGGGGACTCCGCTTGTCTCCGATCCGGGCTACAAGCTGGTTCAGGAATCGCTCATCGCGGGCTTCAAGGTCACCGCCGTCCCGGGGCCTTCGGCGGTCCTGACCGCGCTCGTGGTGGCCGGCCTCCCGACCGACCGCTTTTTCTTCGAGGGCTTCCTCCCGCAAAAGAGCGGCCCGCGGCGCGCCCGCCTCGCCGAGCTTGTGCACGTGCCGGGCACGCTCGTTTTTTTCGAAAGCCCTCGCCGCCTCGCCGACACGCTGCAGGACTGCGTCGCCGCGCTCGGCGACCGGGAGGCGGCGATCGCCCGCGAGCTCACCAAGCTCTACGAGACCGTGCGGCGCGGCTGGCTCGCGGATCTTGCGCAAGCGCTGGCGCAGGAGGAGCCTCCGAAGGGCGAGATCGTGCTGCTGGTCGCCCCGCCTACTGGGGATGCGAAAGCCGGACGCGAGGAGGAGATCGACGCTCAGCTCGAGGCGGCGCTCGCCGCGCATTCGCTGAGAGACGCTGCGGATGTCGTCGCCGCCGCGACGGGCCAGCCGCGCCGCCAGGTCTATGCGCGCGCGCTAAAGCTCGTGGCGGAGCGGGGCGGATGA
- the xoxF5 gene encoding lanthanide-dependent methanol dehydrogenase XoxF5: MHKLLLSTSVGVLALASVSVAKAEDALLTLQKDPKQWALPTGDYANLRYSTLKEINTTNVHKLVPAWSFSTGTLRGHEGAPLVLGDVMYLHTSFPNIVYALDLNDNGKIIWKYEPKQDPAVIGVMCCDTVNRGLAYGDGKIFLAQADTTLVALDAKTGKLVWSVKNGDPSKGQTSTAAPHVFKDKVLVGIAGGEFGVRGHITAYDVKDGHQLWRGYSMGPDSDTLIDPDKTTYLGKPVGPDSSTKTWEGDQWQIGGGTTWGWYSYDPELNLVYYGSGNPSTWNPKQRPGDNRWSMTLWARDLDTGKAKWVYQTTPHDEWDYDAINEIVLADQTIGGVKRKTAVHFDRNGFGYTLDRVTGELLVAEKFDPAVNWATKVDMDKSSPTYGRPLVVAKYSTEQNGEDVNTQGVCPAALGSKDEQPVSFNPETELFYVPTNHVCMDYEPFRVSYTAGQPYVGATLEMFPAGKVLGDGTTNTGNFIAWDARTGKIVWSDPEQFSVWSGTVSTAGGIAFYGTLEGYLKAVDLKTGKELYKFKTPSGIIGNVITYEHKGHQNVAVLSGVGGWAGIGLAAGLAKSNEGLGAVGNYKGLADYTALGGVLTVFALPSESASAAAPSSSAPAVWKSPAN; the protein is encoded by the coding sequence ATGCATAAGCTATTGTTGTCGACTTCGGTCGGTGTTCTGGCGTTGGCTTCGGTCAGCGTCGCGAAGGCCGAAGACGCGCTGCTTACCCTTCAAAAGGACCCGAAGCAGTGGGCGCTGCCCACGGGCGATTACGCGAATTTGCGCTATTCCACACTCAAAGAAATCAACACGACCAACGTCCATAAGCTCGTCCCCGCGTGGAGCTTCTCCACGGGAACGCTGCGCGGCCACGAGGGCGCGCCGCTCGTCCTCGGCGACGTGATGTATCTGCACACCTCCTTCCCGAACATCGTCTATGCCCTCGATCTGAACGACAACGGCAAGATCATCTGGAAGTATGAGCCGAAGCAGGATCCGGCCGTCATCGGCGTGATGTGCTGCGACACGGTCAATCGTGGCCTCGCCTATGGCGACGGCAAGATCTTCCTGGCTCAGGCCGACACGACGCTCGTCGCGCTCGACGCCAAGACCGGAAAGCTCGTCTGGTCGGTGAAGAACGGCGATCCCTCCAAGGGTCAGACCTCGACCGCCGCTCCGCATGTCTTCAAGGACAAGGTGCTCGTCGGCATCGCCGGCGGCGAGTTCGGCGTGCGCGGCCACATCACGGCCTATGACGTCAAGGACGGTCATCAGCTGTGGCGCGGCTATTCGATGGGCCCGGACAGCGACACGCTGATCGACCCGGACAAGACCACCTATCTCGGCAAGCCGGTCGGCCCCGACTCCTCCACGAAGACCTGGGAAGGCGATCAGTGGCAGATCGGCGGCGGCACCACCTGGGGCTGGTACAGCTACGATCCCGAGCTGAACTTGGTTTACTACGGCTCGGGCAACCCCTCGACCTGGAACCCCAAGCAGCGTCCGGGCGACAACCGCTGGTCCATGACGCTTTGGGCGCGCGACCTCGACACCGGCAAGGCCAAGTGGGTCTATCAGACGACTCCGCACGACGAATGGGACTATGACGCGATCAACGAGATCGTGCTCGCGGACCAGACGATCGGCGGCGTCAAGCGCAAGACCGCGGTCCACTTCGACCGTAACGGCTTCGGCTACACGCTCGACCGCGTCACGGGCGAGCTGCTCGTCGCCGAGAAGTTCGACCCGGCGGTCAACTGGGCGACCAAGGTCGACATGGACAAGAGCTCGCCGACCTACGGCCGTCCGCTCGTCGTCGCGAAATATTCGACAGAGCAGAACGGCGAGGACGTGAACACGCAGGGCGTCTGCCCCGCGGCGCTTGGCTCCAAGGACGAGCAGCCGGTGTCGTTCAACCCCGAGACGGAGCTCTTCTACGTGCCGACGAACCACGTCTGCATGGACTATGAGCCCTTCCGCGTGAGCTACACCGCCGGCCAGCCCTATGTCGGCGCGACGCTCGAAATGTTCCCGGCGGGCAAGGTGCTCGGCGACGGCACGACCAACACCGGCAACTTCATCGCCTGGGACGCGCGCACCGGCAAGATCGTCTGGTCCGATCCGGAGCAGTTCTCGGTGTGGTCCGGCACGGTCTCGACGGCCGGCGGCATCGCCTTCTACGGCACGCTCGAAGGCTATCTGAAGGCCGTCGATCTGAAGACCGGCAAGGAGCTCTATAAGTTCAAGACTCCGTCGGGCATCATCGGCAATGTGATCACCTATGAGCACAAGGGCCATCAGAATGTCGCGGTGCTCTCGGGCGTCGGCGGCTGGGCAGGCATCGGCCTCGCGGCGGGCTTGGCGAAGAGCAACGAGGGCCTCGGCGCCGTCGGCAACTACAAGGGCCTCGCGGATTACACGGCGCTCGGTGGCGTGCTGACCGTCTTCGCCCTGCCGAGCGAGAGCGCTTCGGCGGCCGCGCCGTCGTCCAGCGCCCCGGCGGTGTGGAAGTCGCCCGCCAACTAA
- a CDS encoding quinoprotein dehydrogenase-associated SoxYZ-like carrier, with protein MTQHAPHRCVAFLLAFGLTAGAVLTAQAETADVWPDISRDIFPGKSVGLDQTIALEAPARAEDAAIVPMTLRFKVGGVRRATLVIDQNPMPMAAAFEIGPNAGVSFIETRVRVNSYTNVHAVAETDDGSLHAEVKFVKAAGGCSAPAGKNMDEAAANLGKMKYREFKSSSADLREAQIMIRHPNSSGMQMDQVTHLYIPAHYVEKVEVRQGADLIFAMEGGISLSEDPVFRFDYKPNGAKTISVEAHDTKGAVFKSEWPIGDAS; from the coding sequence ATGACCCAACACGCTCCGCACCGCTGCGTCGCCTTTTTGCTCGCCTTCGGACTGACGGCCGGCGCCGTTCTGACGGCGCAGGCCGAGACGGCGGACGTCTGGCCGGACATCTCTCGGGATATATTCCCCGGCAAAAGCGTCGGTTTGGATCAGACCATCGCGCTCGAAGCCCCGGCGCGCGCCGAGGACGCCGCCATCGTGCCCATGACGCTGCGCTTCAAAGTCGGAGGCGTGCGCCGCGCCACGCTCGTCATCGACCAGAACCCAATGCCGATGGCCGCGGCCTTCGAGATCGGACCAAACGCCGGCGTGAGCTTCATCGAAACCCGCGTGCGCGTGAACTCCTACACAAACGTCCATGCCGTGGCCGAAACCGATGACGGATCGCTCCATGCCGAGGTCAAGTTCGTCAAGGCGGCGGGCGGCTGCTCCGCGCCGGCGGGCAAGAACATGGATGAAGCGGCGGCCAATCTCGGCAAAATGAAATATCGCGAGTTCAAGTCGTCATCTGCGGATCTGCGCGAGGCGCAGATCATGATTCGCCATCCCAACAGCTCCGGCATGCAGATGGACCAGGTGACGCATCTCTACATCCCCGCGCATTATGTCGAGAAGGTCGAGGTGCGTCAGGGCGCCGATCTGATCTTTGCGATGGAGGGCGGCATATCGCTATCGGAGGATCCAGTGTTCCGCTTCGACTACAAACCCAATGGGGCAAAGACGATCTCGGTCGAGGCGCATGACACGAAGGGCGCCGTGTTCAAGTCGGAGTGGCCGATTGGCGACGCCTCCTGA
- the cobT gene encoding cobaltochelatase subunit CobT, producing the protein MPPAPTNRRPGQPKDSPQEPFKRSLAGTMRAMAKSPDLEVSFSPDRPSLVASEEGVKARLPEPPRKLAPRDAAIARGCADSFALRLACHNEALHRRHAPATGESRAAFDAIEQARVESIGSRRMAGVAANIEVMLDDRYQRAQYDAITRREDAPLEDALALIARERLTGLAPPPHGRKLVELWRDFIEERGSADLDRLSGAIEDQRGFAQIVQHLLAKLDMGAPQRAEQDEEEDKSEEDQKDKESPEGEREQGEEPRSAAEMEKALSSEEQEAEGETESTEAPYGEAREELEGGEAEEAHDGRRPNLPHADRSGSDYVAYSTKFDEIVRAEELCDAEELERLRSYLDKQLLHLSSVVGRLANRLQRRLMAQQSRSWEFDLEEGLLDPARLPRIIIDPQQPLSFKREKDTDFRDTVVTLLLDNSGSMRGRPITVAATCADILARTLERCGVKVEILGFTTRAWKGGRAREAWLGEGKQPNPGRLNDIRHIVYKAADAPWRRARRNLGLMMREGLLKENIDGEALDWAHRRLLARPEQRRILMMISDGAPVDDSTLSVNPGNYLERHLRQVIFEIETRSPVELIAIGIGHDVTRYYRRAVTIVDAEELGGAMTEKLAELFGEKPQASQVSATVEAPARRRGDRQSKLRKS; encoded by the coding sequence ATGCCTCCCGCCCCCACGAACCGTCGCCCCGGCCAGCCCAAGGATTCGCCTCAGGAACCGTTCAAGCGCTCGCTCGCCGGAACGATGCGGGCGATGGCCAAATCGCCCGACCTCGAGGTGAGTTTTTCACCCGACCGCCCCTCGCTCGTCGCCTCCGAGGAGGGCGTCAAGGCGCGCCTGCCCGAGCCGCCTCGCAAGCTCGCCCCGCGCGACGCCGCGATCGCCCGCGGCTGCGCCGACAGCTTCGCGCTCAGGCTCGCCTGTCACAACGAGGCGCTGCACCGGCGCCATGCCCCCGCCACAGGGGAAAGCCGAGCCGCTTTTGACGCCATCGAGCAGGCGCGCGTCGAGTCCATCGGCTCCCGGCGCATGGCCGGCGTCGCCGCCAATATCGAGGTGATGCTCGACGACCGTTACCAGCGCGCTCAATACGACGCGATCACGCGACGCGAGGATGCGCCGCTCGAGGACGCGCTGGCGCTGATCGCCCGCGAGCGGTTGACGGGCCTCGCGCCTCCCCCGCACGGCCGCAAGCTCGTGGAGCTGTGGCGCGATTTCATCGAGGAGCGCGGGAGCGCGGATCTGGATCGGCTCTCCGGCGCGATCGAGGACCAGCGCGGCTTCGCGCAGATCGTCCAGCATTTGCTCGCGAAGCTCGACATGGGCGCCCCGCAGCGCGCCGAGCAGGACGAAGAGGAGGATAAATCCGAGGAGGATCAGAAGGACAAGGAGAGCCCGGAAGGCGAGAGGGAGCAGGGAGAGGAGCCGAGATCAGCGGCCGAGATGGAAAAGGCCTTGTCCTCCGAGGAGCAAGAGGCGGAGGGCGAGACCGAATCAACCGAGGCGCCCTACGGCGAAGCGCGCGAGGAGCTGGAGGGCGGCGAGGCCGAGGAAGCGCATGACGGGCGCCGGCCCAATCTCCCCCATGCTGACCGATCGGGCTCCGATTATGTCGCCTACTCCACGAAGTTCGACGAGATCGTCCGCGCGGAGGAGCTCTGCGACGCGGAGGAGCTGGAGCGCCTGCGTTCCTACCTCGACAAGCAGCTGCTGCATCTGTCGAGCGTCGTCGGTCGGCTCGCCAATCGGCTGCAGCGCCGCCTGATGGCGCAACAGAGCCGCTCCTGGGAGTTCGATCTCGAGGAGGGTCTTCTCGATCCGGCGCGGCTGCCGCGGATCATCATCGATCCGCAGCAACCGCTCTCGTTCAAGCGCGAGAAGGACACCGATTTCCGCGACACGGTGGTGACGCTGCTCCTAGACAATTCCGGCTCGATGCGCGGGCGCCCCATCACCGTCGCGGCGACCTGCGCCGATATTTTGGCGCGCACGCTCGAACGTTGCGGGGTGAAGGTCGAGATTCTCGGCTTCACGACAAGGGCCTGGAAAGGCGGTCGCGCGCGCGAGGCATGGCTCGGCGAGGGCAAGCAGCCGAACCCTGGCCGTCTCAACGACATCCGCCACATCGTCTACAAGGCGGCCGATGCGCCTTGGCGGCGCGCGAGGCGCAATCTTGGCCTCATGATGCGCGAGGGCCTGCTCAAGGAGAACATCGACGGCGAGGCGCTGGATTGGGCGCATCGCCGATTGCTGGCCCGTCCGGAGCAGCGCCGCATCTTGATGATGATCTCGGACGGCGCGCCGGTCGATGATTCGACCCTCTCGGTCAACCCCGGCAATTACCTCGAGCGCCATTTGCGACAGGTCATTTTCGAAATCGAAACGCGCTCGCCGGTGGAGCTGATTGCGATCGGCATCGGCCATGACGTGACGCGCTACTATCGGCGCGCGGTCACCATCGTCGACGCCGAGGAGCTCGGCGGCGCGATGACCGAAAAGCTCGCCGAGCTGTTTGGGGAAAAACCGCAGGCGTCGCAGGTTTCGGCCACTGTGGAGGCGCCGGCTCGGCGTCGCGGCGATCGGCAAAGCAAGCTGCGCAAAAGCTGA
- a CDS encoding DUF6790 family protein, whose product MRWISDKAENTPKPKRASVRVVSIAAPNGRPIFDTGAVQSAICGAPQLVPGHAYAGFCESVIEARYAGYIDSFAGGAVCFGRIGQMRLEPYPQQYSVRHNVARPTDMIAESIAFLIRNLPAVLLLFALVLGATGLPRRTDAASRFLAWILLLPIGVTGLWAGIAHIFYPGVAAAYIGWEDSPFQYEVGTADLAIGVTACAAFWRSWDFRAAAVCGASIFLFGDAIGHVRQMLAANNFAPGNAGVPFYMDIICPLLAIGLLIASRRASSLGK is encoded by the coding sequence GTGAGATGGATCTCCGACAAGGCCGAGAACACGCCGAAGCCTAAACGCGCCTCCGTGCGCGTCGTGTCGATTGCGGCCCCAAATGGCCGGCCCATTTTCGACACGGGCGCCGTCCAGAGCGCAATCTGCGGGGCGCCGCAGCTTGTGCCGGGACACGCCTACGCAGGCTTTTGCGAAAGCGTGATCGAAGCGCGGTATGCAGGCTATATCGATTCATTCGCCGGAGGGGCGGTGTGCTTTGGCCGCATAGGACAGATGCGCCTCGAGCCGTATCCCCAACAGTACTCGGTTCGGCATAACGTAGCGAGGCCCACAGACATGATCGCGGAATCGATAGCGTTTCTCATCCGCAACTTGCCAGCGGTCCTGCTGCTTTTCGCTCTTGTGCTCGGAGCGACAGGACTGCCACGCAGGACGGATGCCGCGAGCCGCTTTTTGGCTTGGATTCTGCTCCTGCCTATCGGCGTGACTGGGCTCTGGGCAGGGATCGCGCACATCTTTTATCCGGGCGTCGCCGCTGCTTACATCGGATGGGAGGACAGCCCGTTTCAGTATGAGGTCGGAACGGCCGATCTCGCCATCGGCGTCACGGCCTGCGCGGCCTTCTGGCGCAGTTGGGACTTCAGGGCGGCGGCTGTTTGCGGCGCCTCGATTTTCCTGTTCGGCGACGCAATCGGGCATGTTCGCCAGATGCTCGCCGCAAACAACTTCGCGCCCGGAAACGCGGGAGTCCCCTTCTACATGGACATCATCTGCCCTCTGCTCGCCATTGGCTTGCTCATTGCCTCGCGTAGGGCGAGCTCATTGGGAAAGTGA
- a CDS encoding DUF1697 domain-containing protein, with translation MPSYVALLRAVNVGGTGKLPMSALKAMCVAEGFEGVQTYIASGNVVFSVDRAEAQVKAALEERLNSFTGKPVGVILRTAKEMADILAANPFPGAPPQWTCVIFLNAPPPADTLDGIRRQKDEQLCLGKREIYVAYGEGMGRSKLKIPAGANGTARNINTVAKLAELAASR, from the coding sequence ATGCCGTCTTATGTGGCTTTGCTTCGCGCCGTGAATGTGGGCGGGACAGGCAAATTGCCGATGTCGGCGCTGAAGGCGATGTGCGTCGCCGAAGGCTTTGAAGGCGTTCAGACCTATATCGCCAGCGGCAATGTCGTGTTTTCGGTCGATCGAGCCGAGGCACAGGTAAAGGCGGCGCTGGAGGAGCGTCTGAACTCCTTTACTGGCAAGCCAGTGGGTGTGATCCTGCGCACAGCGAAAGAGATGGCGGATATTCTCGCCGCCAATCCTTTTCCTGGCGCGCCGCCCCAATGGACATGCGTCATTTTTCTCAATGCCCCTCCGCCCGCCGACACGCTCGACGGGATTAGGCGTCAGAAGGATGAACAGCTGTGCTTGGGCAAGCGGGAGATTTATGTGGCCTATGGCGAGGGCATGGGCCGCTCAAAGCTCAAGATTCCAGCGGGAGCGAACGGCACGGCCCGAAACATCAACACCGTCGCAAAGCTCGCGGAACTGGCGGCTTCGAGATGA